The Fundidesulfovibrio magnetotacticus genome has a window encoding:
- the hemA gene encoding glutamyl-tRNA reductase, which yields MQHDIHLFGLNHRTAGVDVRECFALKDQEAFEACVHALGRAVDEVMVLSTCNRVELLVVAKPGSGAAQKVLDCWAESSGRESPDLAPHVYAHKGLDAVEHLFRVASGLDSMVLGEPQILGQLKQAYKASVEKNQAKVVVNRLLHKAFSVAKRVRTETGIGASAVSISYAAVELAKRIFGDMADKKAMLVGAGEMAELAATHLAGAGVRELRVVNRTFARAEELAQRFKGKAHVFSELIGRLPEVDIVITSTGSAEPIIRARDIKDVLKKRRQRPMFFIDIAVPRDIDPDVNSLDNVYLYDIDDLKEVVEENKAQRQAEAEKAREIIAVETAKFGTWLDSLDLQPTIVDLLGRGEDLARKELAKTLRRLGPDCPEETRAAVETLALTLARKLYHDPLVFLKRRSQEDGGGERFLDITRRMFNLDGEAVPPDAHLDRKQGEEN from the coding sequence ATGCAGCACGACATCCATCTCTTCGGACTCAACCACCGCACCGCCGGAGTGGACGTGCGGGAGTGTTTCGCCCTCAAGGACCAGGAAGCCTTCGAAGCCTGCGTGCACGCCCTGGGCCGTGCCGTGGACGAGGTCATGGTGCTCTCCACCTGCAACCGCGTGGAGCTCCTCGTGGTGGCGAAGCCCGGTTCCGGCGCGGCGCAAAAGGTGCTGGACTGCTGGGCGGAGTCCAGCGGGCGCGAATCGCCGGACCTTGCCCCCCACGTCTACGCCCACAAGGGCCTGGACGCCGTGGAGCACCTCTTCCGCGTGGCCTCGGGGCTCGACTCCATGGTGCTGGGCGAGCCCCAGATTCTGGGGCAGCTCAAACAGGCCTACAAGGCCAGCGTGGAGAAAAACCAGGCCAAGGTGGTGGTGAACCGCCTGCTGCACAAGGCCTTCTCCGTGGCCAAGCGCGTGCGCACCGAGACGGGCATCGGGGCCAGCGCCGTGTCCATCAGCTACGCCGCCGTGGAGCTGGCCAAGCGCATCTTCGGCGACATGGCCGACAAGAAGGCCATGCTCGTGGGCGCGGGCGAGATGGCGGAACTCGCCGCCACCCACCTGGCCGGGGCCGGGGTGCGCGAGCTGCGCGTGGTCAACCGCACCTTCGCGCGCGCCGAAGAGCTGGCCCAGCGCTTCAAGGGCAAGGCCCACGTCTTCTCGGAACTGATCGGCCGCCTGCCCGAGGTGGACATCGTAATCACCTCCACGGGGTCGGCCGAGCCCATCATCCGGGCGCGCGACATCAAGGACGTGCTCAAGAAGCGCAGGCAGCGGCCCATGTTCTTCATCGACATCGCCGTGCCACGCGACATCGACCCCGACGTCAACAGCCTGGACAACGTCTACCTCTACGACATCGACGATCTCAAGGAAGTGGTGGAGGAGAACAAGGCCCAGCGCCAGGCCGAGGCCGAAAAGGCCCGCGAGATCATCGCCGTGGAAACGGCCAAGTTCGGCACATGGCTCGATTCGCTGGACCTCCAGCCCACCATCGTGGACCTGCTCGGGCGCGGCGAGGACCTCGCCCGCAAGGAGCTGGCCAAGACCCTCCGGCGGCTCGGCCCCGACTGCCCCGAGGAGACCCGCGCGGCCGTGGAAACCCTGGCGCTGACCCTGGCCCGCAAGCTCTACCATGACCCCCTGGTCTTCCTGAAGCGCCGATCCCAGGAGGATGGAGGCGGGGAACGCTTCCTGGACATCACCCGGCGCATGTTCAACCTGGATGGGGAGGCCGTCCCCCCGGACGCCCACCTGGACCGAAAACAAGGCGAGGAGAACTAA
- a CDS encoding bacteriohemerythrin gives MRPIVWNESLSVHIQEIDLQHRHLIGLVAGLQNALEAGERDALSGVLRELNTYVREHFTAEERWMARYDFPGLAAHADAHEAFVENLLRFELDHLAGQAQVSDELLDYLMAWIVDHVMGMDQRYARFFAEKGVL, from the coding sequence ATGCGCCCCATCGTCTGGAACGAAAGCCTCTCGGTGCACATCCAGGAGATCGACCTGCAGCACCGCCACCTCATCGGGCTGGTGGCAGGTCTCCAGAATGCCCTGGAAGCCGGTGAACGCGACGCCCTGTCCGGCGTCCTGCGCGAACTCAACACCTACGTTCGCGAGCACTTCACCGCCGAAGAGCGCTGGATGGCCCGCTACGACTTCCCCGGCCTGGCCGCCCACGCCGACGCCCACGAGGCGTTCGTGGAAAATCTCCTGCGCTTCGAGCTGGATCATTTGGCGGGGCAGGCACAGGTTTCCGATGAATTGCTGGATTACCTGATGGCCTGGATCGTGGACCACGTCATGGGCATGGACCAGCGCTACGCCCGCTTTTTCGCCGAAAAAGGGGTGCTCTGA
- the tilS gene encoding tRNA lysidine(34) synthetase TilS — protein sequence MTAPTGLQALPPWCARLCLGVERFLSEQAPAALDRGHLLVAVSAGADSTALARILAALAPRLGVVPVAVHLNHSLRPESPDDDAFCRALARELGMDYRAASRNVRDLAVSQGLGLEDAGRTARYDFFEESLARTGACVVALAHHLDDLAEDQLLRLTRGAGWPALGGMPAWDPARRVLRPLLLTPKAHLRRFLEETGSPWREDPSNADPAFTRNRIRHEVLPLLARENPDYLGRAAELWRQARQDEAHWGRLTAMALAEAARPSAPAASSHAAAPSPAQAERASPCGARHASPLEDAIPGETGFAGPRPADAPDAIGFLPARVLGGATQALRLRLYKRAVESLGPGQPLGAALRRLDEAWLARATGKRIQFPGGKEARVERSGVRFCPAQTRTDVDTSGDQR from the coding sequence ATGACCGCGCCCACGGGCCTCCAGGCGCTGCCGCCCTGGTGCGCCCGACTCTGCCTGGGCGTGGAACGCTTCCTCTCGGAACAAGCCCCCGCGGCCCTGGACCGGGGACATCTGCTGGTGGCCGTGTCGGCAGGGGCCGATTCCACGGCCCTGGCGCGCATCCTGGCCGCCCTGGCCCCCCGCCTGGGCGTGGTCCCCGTCGCCGTCCACCTGAACCACAGCCTGCGGCCCGAATCCCCCGACGACGACGCCTTCTGCCGCGCCCTTGCCCGGGAACTCGGCATGGACTACCGCGCCGCGTCCCGGAACGTGCGCGATCTGGCCGTCAGCCAGGGCCTGGGCCTGGAAGACGCCGGACGCACGGCCCGCTACGACTTCTTCGAGGAATCCCTCGCGCGCACGGGCGCCTGCGTCGTGGCCCTGGCCCATCACCTGGACGACCTGGCGGAAGACCAACTCCTGCGCCTGACCCGGGGCGCGGGCTGGCCCGCCCTGGGCGGCATGCCCGCCTGGGACCCGGCTCGGCGCGTGCTGCGCCCGCTGCTGCTCACCCCCAAGGCGCACCTGCGGCGCTTCCTGGAGGAAACCGGCTCTCCCTGGCGGGAAGACCCCTCCAACGCCGACCCCGCCTTCACACGCAACCGCATCCGCCACGAGGTGCTCCCCCTGCTCGCTCGTGAAAATCCGGACTACCTCGGCCGCGCGGCCGAACTCTGGCGGCAGGCCCGCCAGGACGAGGCCCACTGGGGCCGCCTGACCGCCATGGCCCTGGCGGAAGCCGCTCGCCCCAGTGCCCCGGCTGCCTCCAGCCATGCCGCCGCGCCCTCCCCCGCCCAGGCGGAGAGAGCGAGTCCATGCGGCGCAAGGCACGCGAGCCCCCTTGAGGACGCGATTCCCGGCGAGACGGGATTCGCCGGACCGCGCCCCGCCGACGCGCCGGACGCCATCGGCTTCCTGCCCGCACGCGTGCTCGGGGGGGCCACCCAGGCTCTGCGCCTGCGCCTCTACAAGCGCGCCGTGGAGTCCCTGGGGCCGGGCCAACCCCTGGGCGCGGCCCTGCGCAGGCTGGACGAGGCCTGGCTGGCCCGGGCCACGGGCAAGCGCATCCAGTTCCCGGGGGGCAAGGAGGCTCGCGTGGAACGCTCGGGCGTGCGCTTTTGCCCCGCTCAAACGCGCACCGACGTTGACACTTCCGGAGACCAGAGGTAG
- a CDS encoding adenylate kinase, with translation MNILIFGPNGSGKGTQGALVQKKYNLAHIESGGIFREHIKGGTDLGKKAQEYINRGDLVPDEITIPMVLETLKAKGAGGWLLDGFPRNTVQAQKLWEALQQEGMKIDYVIEILLPREVAKNRIMGRRICKNDPNHPNNIFIDAIKPNGDVCRVCGGELSARADDQDEGAIGKRHDIYYDTNTGTLASAYFYRDLAPKAGFKYIVLNGEGSIDSIKETLLAQLA, from the coding sequence GTGAATATCCTGATCTTCGGGCCCAACGGCAGCGGCAAAGGCACTCAGGGTGCCCTGGTTCAGAAGAAGTACAACCTGGCCCACATCGAGTCGGGCGGCATCTTCCGCGAGCACATCAAGGGCGGAACCGACCTCGGCAAGAAGGCCCAGGAGTACATCAACCGCGGCGATCTGGTGCCCGACGAAATCACCATCCCCATGGTCCTGGAGACCCTGAAGGCCAAGGGCGCGGGCGGCTGGCTCCTCGACGGCTTCCCCCGCAACACCGTGCAGGCCCAGAAGCTCTGGGAAGCCCTGCAGCAGGAAGGCATGAAGATCGACTACGTCATCGAGATCCTCCTGCCCCGCGAAGTGGCCAAGAACCGCATCATGGGCCGCCGCATCTGCAAGAACGACCCCAACCACCCCAACAACATCTTCATCGACGCCATCAAGCCCAACGGCGACGTCTGCCGCGTCTGCGGCGGCGAGCTCTCCGCCCGCGCCGACGACCAGGACGAAGGCGCCATCGGCAAGCGCCACGACATCTACTACGACACCAACACCGGCACCCTGGCCTCGGCCTATTTCTACAGGGACCTGGCCCCCAAGGCCGGCTTCAAGTACATCGTGCTCAACGGCGAGGGCTCCATCGACTCCATCAAGGAAACCCTGCTCGCCCAGCTGGCCTAG
- a CDS encoding PAS domain-containing sensor histidine kinase — MKRLPARLATRLRLSVGARRLRERLAVFRTVADGTYDWELWIGPAGDVRYVSPSCLRVTGRPAEAVRAEPDFFRRSIHPEDYPAWRRLMEQSLQRDVPSLDFRIRRPDGALVWLAQETTRVFGPDGSFKGLRLSLRDVTDRVSAQQALREAHERLEERVLERTAELDRANRELRTEIRRGNRTRRELERSRERFRSLSTYLQQRIEEERTRIAREIHDELGQNLTALNMGLFSLETPQARTDPQRIAALRAIVAGTVESVQRIARELRPAILDELGLAEAVAWRARTFQESSGIAVGVETGPGITGVTPEVSTALYRVFQEGLTNVARHAGATRVRVRLTRSRGRLRLEVADNGRGLDPKALDAPGSLGLTGMRERVRAVGGRMDIGAAPGGGTLLCANVPERVPRAGRRKVSP, encoded by the coding sequence GTGAAGCGTCTTCCCGCCCGCCTCGCAACACGCCTGCGGCTCTCGGTCGGCGCGCGCCGACTGCGCGAGCGCCTGGCGGTCTTCCGCACGGTGGCCGACGGCACCTACGACTGGGAACTCTGGATCGGCCCGGCCGGGGACGTGCGCTACGTCTCGCCCTCCTGCCTGCGGGTCACGGGCAGGCCCGCCGAGGCCGTGCGCGCCGAGCCGGACTTCTTCCGGCGATCGATCCACCCCGAGGACTATCCGGCCTGGCGCCGACTCATGGAGCAGAGCCTCCAACGCGACGTGCCTTCCCTGGATTTCCGCATCCGACGCCCCGACGGGGCGCTGGTCTGGCTGGCCCAGGAGACCACCCGCGTCTTTGGTCCTGACGGCTCCTTCAAAGGCCTGCGCCTGAGCCTGCGCGACGTGACCGACCGCGTGAGCGCCCAGCAGGCGCTGCGCGAGGCCCACGAACGGCTGGAGGAGCGCGTGCTCGAACGCACGGCCGAGCTGGACCGGGCCAACCGGGAGCTGCGCACCGAGATCCGCCGGGGCAACCGCACCCGCAGGGAACTTGAGCGCTCCCGCGAGCGTTTCCGCAGCCTCTCCACCTACCTCCAGCAACGCATCGAGGAGGAGCGCACGCGCATCGCCCGCGAAATCCACGACGAACTGGGACAAAACCTCACGGCCTTGAACATGGGCCTCTTCAGCCTGGAAACGCCTCAGGCACGTACCGACCCGCAACGCATCGCCGCCCTTCGCGCGATCGTGGCCGGAACGGTGGAGAGCGTGCAGCGCATCGCCCGGGAGTTGCGCCCGGCCATTCTGGACGAGCTGGGTCTGGCCGAGGCCGTGGCCTGGCGCGCGCGCACCTTCCAGGAGAGCTCGGGCATCGCCGTGGGCGTGGAGACAGGCCCCGGCATCACGGGGGTGACGCCCGAGGTCTCCACGGCTCTCTACCGTGTCTTTCAGGAGGGGCTCACCAACGTGGCCCGTCACGCCGGGGCCACGCGTGTGCGCGTGCGCCTGACGCGCTCCCGGGGACGCCTGCGCCTGGAAGTGGCCGACAACGGCCGGGGCCTGGACCCCAAGGCCCTGGACGCGCCCGGCTCCCTTGGGCTCACGGGCATGCGCGAGCGCGTCCGCGCGGTGGGGGGGCGCATGGACATCGGGGCCGCGCCCGGCGGAGGCACGCTCCTCTGCGCCAACGTGCCCGAGAGGGTGCCCCGCGCCGGAAGGCGCAAGGTTTCCCCATGA
- a CDS encoding response regulator, translated as MTRPRRVLVVDDHAVVRRGVVDILAAALPGCSFAEASGVALALAALEDPYDLAVLDISLPDGSGLDLLEWIAVNRPGLPVLVLSMHQEAEYARRALALGARGYLGKNSAPRELTEALACVLEGQTYVSPGLSPGLAPRQDPLAALSRREREVMRLLAQGRTVSDIARDLNLSVKTASTYRSRIMRKLGLRTAADFYRRALTMGLMD; from the coding sequence ATGACTCGACCGCGCCGCGTGCTGGTGGTGGACGACCACGCCGTGGTGCGCCGGGGCGTGGTGGACATCCTGGCCGCCGCCCTGCCCGGCTGCTCCTTCGCCGAGGCCTCTGGCGTGGCCCTGGCCCTGGCCGCCCTGGAGGACCCGTACGACCTGGCCGTGCTGGACATCTCCCTGCCCGACGGCAGCGGGCTGGATCTCCTGGAGTGGATCGCCGTCAACCGGCCGGGGCTGCCCGTGCTGGTGCTCAGCATGCACCAGGAGGCCGAGTACGCCCGCCGCGCCCTGGCCCTGGGGGCCAGGGGCTACCTGGGCAAGAACTCCGCCCCTCGGGAGCTTACCGAGGCCCTGGCCTGCGTCCTGGAGGGCCAGACCTACGTGAGCCCGGGCCTCTCCCCCGGCCTCGCGCCGCGTCAGGACCCCCTCGCCGCCCTTTCCCGGCGCGAGCGCGAGGTAATGCGCCTTCTGGCCCAGGGCCGCACCGTGAGCGACATCGCCCGCGACCTGAACCTCTCGGTGAAGACCGCCAGCACCTACCGAAGCAGGATCATGCGCAAGCTGGGCCTGCGCACCGCCGCTGACTTCTACCGCCGCGCCCTCACCATGGGGCTCATGGACTGA
- a CDS encoding MDR/zinc-dependent alcohol dehydrogenase-like family protein, with translation MIAVRFHKGTMELADLPQPPPGPGEALVRVLVAGICNTDLELFKGYMNFSGTPGHEFVGVVERAPDAPHLEGRRVTADINAAPGHGDHRHASGRRVLGILGWDGAFAQYILAPVDNLHAVPDTLSDEAAVFAEPLAAALEVGQQVHIRATDRLAVLGDGKLGLLIAMALRHLCPGLVLSGKHPDKLAIASAQGVRTTLASDIAGPFDIVVEATGRTQGLEAALDLVRPEGTVVLKSTTEAKTPVNLARVVVQEITLVGSRCGDTALALDHLARGLVEPSGLVEAVYPLERFREAFESAARPGARKVLVRVSR, from the coding sequence ATGATCGCCGTCCGCTTCCACAAGGGAACCATGGAGCTGGCCGACTTGCCGCAACCGCCCCCCGGGCCTGGAGAGGCCCTGGTGCGCGTGCTGGTGGCGGGGATCTGCAATACGGACCTGGAATTGTTCAAGGGATACATGAACTTTTCCGGGACCCCGGGGCACGAATTCGTCGGCGTGGTCGAGCGCGCCCCGGACGCCCCGCACCTGGAAGGACGCCGCGTCACGGCCGACATCAACGCCGCGCCGGGGCACGGCGACCACCGCCACGCCTCCGGCAGGCGCGTCCTGGGCATCCTCGGCTGGGATGGAGCCTTCGCCCAATACATCCTCGCCCCGGTGGACAACCTCCACGCCGTGCCCGACACGCTCTCCGACGAGGCCGCCGTGTTTGCCGAACCCCTGGCCGCGGCCCTGGAGGTGGGCCAGCAGGTGCACATCCGCGCCACCGACCGACTGGCCGTGCTGGGCGACGGCAAACTCGGGCTGCTCATCGCCATGGCCCTGCGCCACCTCTGCCCCGGGCTCGTGCTTTCGGGCAAACACCCGGACAAGCTGGCCATCGCGTCCGCACAGGGCGTGCGCACAACCCTAGCGTCCGACATCGCAGGCCCCTTCGACATCGTTGTGGAAGCCACTGGCCGCACCCAGGGCCTGGAAGCCGCCCTGGACCTCGTGCGCCCCGAAGGGACCGTGGTGCTCAAGTCCACCACCGAGGCCAAGACGCCAGTGAACCTCGCCCGCGTGGTGGTCCAGGAGATCACCCTCGTGGGCTCGCGCTGCGGCGACACGGCCCTGGCCCTGGACCACCTGGCCCGGGGCCTGGTGGAACCTTCCGGCCTCGTGGAGGCCGTCTACCCCTTGGAGCGCTTCCGGGAAGCCTTCGAGAGCGCCGCGCGCCCCGGCGCCAGGAAGGTGCTGGTGCGCGTCTCCCGCTGA
- a CDS encoding class I SAM-dependent methyltransferase has protein sequence MDWRTTHKVPSSLAFPELFRRALVPGALVLDVGCGEAGIAGEVESLGCVYIGLDVNLPSLGRAARAGRRVASGDAGRLPVRAGAADLVTLRAVLTVLPDDEVLAGVLAQALRASRGLVGVQDFLMTEDQPLYASRYAEGRALGLPEGAFPVCQGGRLLYLARHFTPEGLEALAERAGGVVEALSEAPAPTRSGNVIRGVTLLLRAR, from the coding sequence ATGGATTGGCGCACAACGCACAAGGTCCCTTCGTCCCTGGCTTTCCCGGAGTTGTTCCGGCGCGCGCTCGTTCCCGGGGCGCTGGTGCTGGACGTGGGCTGCGGCGAGGCGGGCATCGCGGGAGAGGTGGAGTCCCTGGGCTGCGTTTACATCGGGCTGGACGTGAACCTGCCCAGTCTCGGACGCGCCGCGAGGGCCGGACGGCGCGTGGCGTCGGGCGATGCGGGGCGTCTGCCGGTGAGGGCTGGCGCGGCCGATCTGGTGACGTTGCGGGCTGTGCTTACGGTGCTCCCGGACGACGAGGTCCTTGCGGGCGTGCTGGCCCAGGCGCTGCGGGCCAGCCGGGGGCTGGTGGGCGTGCAGGATTTCCTGATGACCGAGGACCAGCCGCTCTATGCATCCCGGTACGCGGAGGGCAGGGCGCTCGGATTGCCCGAGGGCGCGTTCCCCGTGTGCCAGGGGGGGCGACTGCTCTATCTGGCCCGGCACTTTACGCCCGAAGGGCTGGAAGCGCTGGCGGAGCGGGCGGGCGGCGTGGTGGAGGCCCTGTCGGAGGCTCCCGCGCCCACGCGTAGCGGCAACGTGATCCGGGGCGTGACGCTCCTGCTCCGGGCGCGCTGA
- a CDS encoding bestrophin-like domain gives MLLHGCSFDVIAQRQVRVVSMDNMFVVNEGLALVVLGIPTILYFLLVKWFDYQPTGQLSETIANYSLFNTLYSIFLSMALVTLLINFNGVQDDTRKEVESILSAARLMGGLSDAVELKKSLVRYAKDVVEHDLVAMRSGTLSREASAAFDRLWEQAYKTTLRTKNDETIHRLLLSELADISKSRLTRRVKAKENLHPMIFCLIVVGYYVMLIKAYLTRVNNKKTQIAYEVCTFIMIMLVITTIIDLNTPFVGIVNVDTAPFTWAYERAGHITGLTPQ, from the coding sequence ATGCTGCTGCACGGTTGTAGTTTTGACGTCATCGCGCAAAGGCAGGTTAGAGTGGTCTCCATGGACAACATGTTTGTAGTGAACGAAGGGTTGGCCTTGGTGGTGTTGGGCATCCCCACAATACTCTATTTTTTGCTCGTCAAATGGTTCGACTACCAGCCAACGGGGCAGTTGTCGGAGACCATTGCCAACTACAGCCTCTTCAACACGCTCTATTCCATCTTCCTGAGCATGGCCCTGGTCACGCTTCTGATCAACTTCAACGGCGTGCAGGACGACACGCGCAAGGAAGTGGAATCGATCCTTTCGGCAGCGCGGCTGATGGGCGGGCTCTCCGACGCGGTTGAATTGAAGAAATCCCTGGTGCGGTATGCCAAGGATGTCGTTGAGCATGATCTCGTGGCCATGCGCTCCGGCACCCTGTCGAGAGAAGCCTCGGCTGCGTTCGACAGGTTGTGGGAGCAGGCCTACAAGACGACTCTCCGAACAAAAAACGACGAGACCATCCACCGCCTGTTGCTGAGCGAACTCGCGGACATAAGCAAGTCGCGCCTGACGCGGAGAGTCAAGGCCAAGGAGAACCTGCACCCGATGATCTTCTGCCTGATCGTGGTGGGGTATTACGTAATGCTCATCAAGGCCTATCTCACGAGGGTCAACAACAAGAAGACCCAGATCGCCTATGAAGTCTGCACGTTCATCATGATCATGCTCGTCATCACGACGATCATCGACCTCAACACCCCGTTCGTGGGCATCGTCAACGTCGATACAGCGCCTTTCACCTGGGCCTACGAGCGGGCAGGGCACATCACCGGATTGACGCCACAGTGA
- a CDS encoding heavy-metal-associated domain-containing protein, giving the protein MKTRTIEVKGMSCNHCVASVTKALSALDGVTDVKVDLTFGTATYTETKDGLDAAVKSAIDNAGFTPGGYR; this is encoded by the coding sequence ATGAAAACCAGGACCATCGAAGTGAAAGGCATGAGCTGTAACCACTGCGTGGCGTCCGTGACGAAGGCCCTGTCGGCCCTGGACGGCGTGACCGACGTGAAGGTGGACCTCACCTTCGGAACTGCCACCTACACCGAGACCAAGGATGGCCTCGACGCGGCGGTCAAGTCCGCCATCGACAACGCTGGCTTCACCCCCGGAGGGTATCGCTAA
- the hisA gene encoding 1-(5-phosphoribosyl)-5-[(5-phosphoribosylamino)methylideneamino]imidazole-4-carboxamide isomerase → MILYPAIDIKDGQCVRLKQGLADQVTVFDKDPVTAAAHWLGMGAKALHVVDLDGAFEGEPRNKALVGEICKLAGDIPVQLGGGVRDLATAQAYADAGVSRLLIGTMALADPDRFGQLCKALPGRIGVSLDADAGRLKTKGWVEDSGQTVDDVLPRLHAQGAAFLVYTDISRDGMQSGVNLGAMESLLAKTKLPVIAAGGVATLDDLKALAPLAAKGLDGVISGRALYTGTLDFAEAMLWLEGQA, encoded by the coding sequence GTGATCCTCTATCCCGCCATCGACATCAAGGACGGCCAGTGCGTGCGCCTCAAGCAGGGGCTGGCCGACCAGGTGACCGTGTTCGACAAGGACCCCGTGACCGCCGCCGCCCACTGGCTGGGCATGGGCGCCAAGGCCCTCCACGTGGTGGACCTGGACGGGGCCTTCGAGGGCGAGCCGCGCAACAAGGCCCTGGTGGGCGAGATCTGCAAGCTCGCCGGGGACATCCCGGTGCAGCTGGGCGGCGGCGTGCGCGATCTCGCCACCGCCCAGGCCTACGCCGACGCTGGCGTCTCGCGCCTGCTCATCGGCACCATGGCCCTCGCGGACCCCGACCGCTTCGGCCAGCTTTGTAAAGCCCTCCCCGGGCGCATCGGCGTTTCCCTGGACGCCGACGCCGGACGCCTCAAGACCAAGGGCTGGGTGGAGGACTCGGGCCAGACCGTGGACGACGTGCTGCCCCGTCTGCACGCCCAGGGCGCGGCCTTTCTGGTTTACACCGACATCAGCCGCGACGGCATGCAGTCGGGCGTGAACCTTGGGGCCATGGAGTCCCTGCTGGCCAAGACGAAGCTGCCCGTCATCGCGGCGGGCGGCGTGGCCACCCTGGACGACCTGAAAGCCCTGGCCCCCCTGGCCGCCAAGGGGCTGGACGGGGTGATCAGCGGACGCGCCCTTTACACCGGGACCCTGGATTTCGCCGAGGCCATGCTCTGGCTGGAAGGCCAGGCGTAA